One part of the Eucalyptus grandis isolate ANBG69807.140 chromosome 10, ASM1654582v1, whole genome shotgun sequence genome encodes these proteins:
- the LOC104421706 gene encoding UDP-glycosyltransferase 76B1 has translation MEDPRISPVKPRSGREIVLFPLPLQGHITPMLQLANILYSRGFSITIVHTHFNSPKSSNYPHFNFQPIPDGLLEGQASTVDFIALVTLMNVTCVGPFRDCLAKLFSDASNDRIPCCLITDPVWHFTQAVADELNIPRMALRTSSISSFLAFCAMPLMREKGYLPLQDSRLEEAVPELPPLKVKDLHVINSKDPEDVLRLIIAMAETMRASSGLIFNSFEELEPTKLAECRRRFPVPIFTVGPFHKQSVETSTSLLPQDRSSISWLDKQEKPKSVLYVSFGSLSIVSEAQFLEIASGLANSGRPFLWVVRPGSVRGSEWLEALPSGFLEGLDGRGHIVKWAPQHEVLAHLAVGGFWTHNGWNSTLEAICEGVPLMCMPFFGDQRVNARYVCNEWRVGLHLEYKVERKEIEDSIKRLMVSDEGDEMREKMKSLKREADECLQDGGSSYRSLRKLTEYLVSF, from the exons ATGGAGGATCCGAGAATTAGTCCGGTGAAGCCGAGATCGGGCCGTGAAATCGTCCTCTTCCCACTTCCCTTGCAAGGCCACATAACTCCAATGCTTCAGCTTGCGAACATCCTCTACTCTCGAGGCTTCTCCATCACCATAGTCCACACCCACTTCAACTCTCCTAAATCCTCCAACTACCCTCACTTCAACTTCCAACCGATCCCGGACGGCTTGCTGGAAGGCCAGGCCTCGACTGTGGACTTCATAGCTCTTGTGACGCTGATGAACGTTACTTGCGTGGGGCCGTTCCGAGATTGCTTGGCTAAGCTGTTTTCTGATGCTTCAAATGATCGGATTCCATGCTGCTTGATAACTGACCCGGTGTGGCACTTCACTCAGGCGGTTGCTGACGAGCTTAACATCCCAAGGATGGCGCTGCGGACCAGCAGCATCTCGTCTTTTCTCGCATTTTGCGCAATGCCGCTCATGCGAGAGAAGGGTTACCTCCCGCTCCAAG ACTCCCGGCTAGAGGAAGCAGTGCCCGAACTTCCTCCGCTCAAAGTGAAAGACCTGCACGTCATCAACTCAAAAGACCCCGAGGATGTCCTCAGGCTCATCATCGCCATGGCCGAAACGATGCGGGCCTCTTCCGGCCTCATCTTCAACTCCTTTGAAGAGCTTGAACCAACCAAACTGGCCGAATGTCGCCGACGCTTCCCGGTCCCAATCTTCACGGTCGGCCCATTCCACAAGCAGTCCGTAGAGACATCAACCAGCTTGTTGCCTCAAGATAGGAGCTCTATTTCGTGGCTTGACAAGCAAGAAAAGCCCAAATCTGTCCTCTACGTGAGCTTCGGGAGCCTCTCTATAGTCAGCGAGGCCCAATTCCTGGAAATAGCCTCGGGGCTTGCGAACAGTGGCCGGCCCTTCCTTTGGGTGGTCCGGCCCGGGTCGGTCCGTGGCTCAGAATGGCTTGAGGCCCTGCCGAGTGGGTTTCTAGAGGGCCTGGATGGGAGGGGCCACATCGTAAAGTGGGCCCCGCAGCATGAGGTCCTGGCCCACCTCGCTGTTGGCGGATTCTGGACGCACAACGGGTGGAACTCGACCCTAGAGGCCATCTGCGAAGGCGTCCCGTTGATGTGCATGCCGTTCTTCGGCGACCAGAGGGTGAACGCGAGGTATGTATGCAACGAGTGGAGAGTCGGGTTGCATCTGGAATACAAGGTGGAGAGGAAAGAGATTGAGGATTCGATCAAGAGATTGATGGTGAGCGATGAGGGAGACGAGATGAGGGAGAAGATGAAGTCTTTGAAGAGGGAGGCGGACGAGTGTCTCCAGGATGGTGGTTCTTCATACCGGTCCCTTCGGAAATTGACTGAGTACTTAGTCTCATTCTAG
- the LOC104423518 gene encoding UDP-glycosyltransferase 76B1-like: MAETIQASFGIIFNSFEELELTKLAKCRRHFPILIFTVDPFHKLFVASSSSLLPQDRSCISWLDKQEKLKPVLYMSFRSLLIVSEAQFLKIAWGLVNSGQPFLWVVLLGTICGLEWLEALLGGFLDGRGHIVKWALQHEVLVHPVVGGIWTHTKWNLTLKRVNSRYISNEWRVGLHLEYKVERRDIKDAIRRLMVSYDGEEMREKMKAFEEEGGRVSPRLVVLHTSLFRN; the protein is encoded by the exons ATGGCCGAAACCATCCAGGCCTCTTTCGGGATCATCTTCAACTCCTTCGAAGAGCTTGAACTGACCAAACTAGCCAAATGTCGCCGGCACTTCCCTATCCTGATCTTCACGGTTGACCCATTCCACAAGCTCTTTGTAGCGTCATCAAGCAGCTTGTTGCCTCAAGATAGGAGCTGCATTTCGTGGCTTGACAAGCAAGAAAAGCTCAAACCGGTCCTCTACATGAGCTTCAGGAGCCTCTTAATAGTCAGCGAGGCCCAATTCCTGAAAATAGCTTGGGGACTAGTGAATAGTGGCCAGCCCTTCCTTTGGGTGGTGCTGCTTGGGACGATTTGCGGGTTGGAATGGCTCGAGGCCCTGCTTGGTGGGTTCCTAGATGGGAGGGGCCATATTGTGAAGTGGGCCTTGCAGCATGAGGTCTTAGTCCACCCCGTAGTTGGCGGTATTTGGACGCACACCAAGTGGAACTTGACACTGAAG AGGGTGAACTCGAGGTACATAAGCAATGAGTGGAGAGTCGGGTTGCATTTGGAATACAAGGTGGAGAGGAGAGATATTAAGGATGCGATTAGGAGATTAATGGTGAGCTATGATggagaggagatgagggagaaAATGAAGGCTTTTGAAGAGGAAGGTGGACGAGTGTCTCCAAGATTGGTGGTTCTTCATACCAGTCTCTTCAGAAATTGA